One Oceaniferula flava genomic window carries:
- a CDS encoding sulfatase family protein yields MKTHPFCIALVSLLAIQAPAPAATGDKLNVLILYADDMGYGDLISNNPNSKIPTPNLDRLAAEGLSFSDGHSSSGICTPSRYALLTGRYHWRDFHGIAQSFGPSVFKKNQLTIPKLLQSHGYNTAAIGKWHLGMGYSAIRNQSVELSKVKPKKGRAKTHYPANAFDWSKPIPDGPLSIGFDHYFGDDVINFPPYAWIEDDKLVKAPDTQMDPAKWPKIKEGNWECRPGPMVTGWNPYEVLPTLGKKGAEYITAQAKENQPFFLYFAFPSPHAPIIPNDEFDGKSKAGPYGDFVYETDHIVGKLLTALEESGQADNTLVIFTADNGSEHYAYPRDAKYDHWSSAPFRGAKRDLYEGGHHVPFIVKLPSVTQPGSRTEALASQVDLFATIAEATGIKLPADRGAEDSFSLMPVLKGGESSGRDAIVHNTRAGAYALRKGDWVLIDTGNGHHNRVTSQWYKKHGVKPEKAPVYLYNLEEDVIQSDNLYQKNPEKLKELKEELKLLRDSKHTAPRLSD; encoded by the coding sequence ATGAAAACCCATCCATTCTGCATCGCGCTGGTATCCTTGTTAGCCATCCAAGCCCCGGCTCCCGCCGCCACCGGAGATAAACTCAACGTGCTCATCCTCTATGCCGATGACATGGGCTACGGTGACTTGATTTCAAACAACCCCAACTCGAAGATCCCCACGCCGAACCTCGACCGACTGGCCGCGGAGGGGCTTTCCTTTTCCGACGGTCACTCGTCGTCTGGCATCTGCACGCCATCGCGCTACGCCTTGCTGACCGGGCGTTACCACTGGCGCGATTTCCACGGCATTGCGCAGTCGTTTGGTCCCAGTGTATTTAAGAAAAACCAGCTGACCATTCCGAAGCTGCTGCAAAGCCATGGCTACAACACGGCGGCGATCGGCAAGTGGCATCTGGGCATGGGTTACAGTGCGATCCGGAACCAATCGGTGGAACTCTCTAAGGTGAAACCGAAAAAGGGACGGGCGAAAACCCACTACCCAGCGAATGCCTTTGATTGGTCGAAGCCGATTCCCGACGGTCCGCTATCGATAGGTTTCGACCACTACTTCGGCGATGACGTGATCAACTTTCCTCCTTACGCATGGATTGAAGATGACAAGCTGGTGAAGGCTCCCGACACTCAGATGGACCCCGCCAAATGGCCCAAGATCAAGGAGGGAAATTGGGAGTGTCGCCCCGGCCCCATGGTCACGGGGTGGAATCCCTACGAGGTGCTGCCGACGCTCGGTAAAAAAGGGGCGGAATACATCACGGCACAGGCCAAGGAGAATCAGCCCTTCTTTCTCTACTTCGCCTTTCCATCGCCGCACGCACCGATCATTCCCAACGATGAGTTTGACGGGAAATCTAAGGCCGGGCCATATGGTGACTTTGTTTACGAGACCGACCACATCGTTGGCAAGCTGCTCACCGCCCTTGAGGAATCGGGTCAAGCCGACAACACCCTGGTGATTTTCACCGCCGACAACGGCTCCGAGCACTATGCTTACCCCCGCGACGCGAAGTATGACCATTGGTCGTCAGCTCCTTTCCGTGGTGCCAAGCGTGACCTCTACGAAGGTGGGCATCACGTGCCATTCATTGTCAAACTGCCGAGTGTCACCCAGCCGGGCAGCCGCACCGAGGCGCTGGCGTCTCAGGTGGATCTTTTTGCCACCATCGCGGAGGCCACCGGCATCAAGCTTCCGGCCGACCGCGGGGCTGAGGATTCCTTTTCCCTGATGCCGGTTTTGAAGGGCGGGGAAAGTTCGGGGAGAGATGCCATCGTGCACAATACCAGAGCTGGTGCCTACGCGCTGCGAAAAGGTGATTGGGTTCTGATCGATACCGGCAATGGCCATCACAACAGGGTGACGTCGCAGTGGTATAAGAAACACGGGGTGAAACCTGAGAAGGCTCCCGTCTATTTGTATAATTTGGAAGAGGACGTCATCCAGTCGGACAATCTCTATCAAAAGAACCCTGAGAAACTCAAAGAACTCAAGGAGGAGCTGAAATTGCTGCGCGATTCCAAGCACACAGCACCGCGATTGAGTGACTAG